A genomic region of Paenibacillus sp. PL2-23 contains the following coding sequences:
- a CDS encoding LacI family DNA-binding transcriptional regulator codes for MRASIKDVAQRAGVSVTSVSRVLNGEKYVSEALLEKVNRAIEELDYSPSHIARSLKTHRTNTIGIIVPDITNHFFSTILRSIEETASALGYTLLVGNIAENLEKEMKYLQIFKEMRIDGIIIMHQKFNDEIITFFNNANMPILFSSINAPSNAHLSVRIDDYRAAFDATEYLIRMGHTKIAYFSGDLQDIAAGRNRYSGYLGALQEHGIKRNESFIKLGDYKLSSGRRLMEELLRQEELPTVIFAATDDMAVGALNGALDHGLRVPDDISIIGFDGSAVAEIVRPSITSMQQPMDELGRKSVEYIHQLIVHPDLIIQEDIILQHWLVERESFKPRA; via the coding sequence ATGAGAGCAAGTATTAAGGATGTTGCGCAACGGGCGGGGGTTTCGGTAACGAGCGTATCGCGGGTATTAAACGGTGAAAAATATGTTAGCGAGGCTTTGCTGGAGAAGGTGAATCGCGCAATCGAGGAGCTGGATTATTCGCCAAGCCATATTGCCCGCAGCTTGAAGACACATAGAACGAACACCATTGGCATTATTGTGCCGGATATAACCAATCACTTCTTCTCAACCATTCTACGGAGTATTGAAGAAACGGCCAGCGCCCTGGGTTATACTCTGCTCGTTGGCAATATTGCAGAAAATCTGGAGAAGGAAATGAAATATTTGCAAATTTTTAAGGAGATGCGAATAGACGGCATCATTATTATGCATCAGAAATTTAATGACGAAATCATTACGTTCTTCAATAATGCCAACATGCCCATTCTGTTCTCGAGTATTAACGCACCGTCTAATGCCCACCTGTCCGTTCGAATTGACGATTATAGAGCCGCTTTCGACGCAACGGAGTATCTCATTCGGATGGGGCATACCAAAATTGCTTATTTTAGCGGGGACTTGCAGGATATAGCTGCCGGCCGTAATCGTTACAGCGGCTATCTGGGTGCATTGCAGGAGCATGGTATTAAGCGCAATGAAAGCTTCATTAAATTGGGTGATTACAAGCTTTCCTCCGGACGCAGGCTTATGGAAGAGCTCCTGCGCCAGGAGGAGCTGCCGACTGTTATCTTTGCCGCTACGGATGATATGGCGGTTGGTGCGCTTAATGGCGCTCTGGATCACGGACTGCGCGTTCCTGATGACATCTCCATTATCGGCTTCGACGGCAGTGCGGTTGCTGAGATTGTTCGTCCATCCATAACCTCCATGCAGCAGCCAATGGACGAGCTCGGCAGGAAATCAGTTGAGTATATTCACCAGCTGATTGTCCATCCAGATTTGATCATTCAAGAGGACATTATCCTGCAGCATTGGCTAGTGGAACGCGAGAGCTTCAAGCCAAGAGCTTAA
- a CDS encoding IS1380 family transposase, whose protein sequence is MKIQFTQSKEILLTTHAGLAAVGALLSHTQLSQRLNRSAVKGMENPIHGNGEVMKSYLGLLCQGKSDFDHIEPFRKDTVFQTCLGIRKVPSSPTLRQRLDAAAQTIDANWNDILLQESADLIRNLNAPVTGLDAGEHTVIPLDIDVSPFDNSGTKKEGVSLTYKGTFGYAPIFAYLGREGYGVNLQLREGSTHSQKDGADFLRETIHYARRITSDRLLVRMDSAHDSLENLQVCHAEKDVDYIIKVNLRGASKESWLRVAEDKGISCEQRPGKTTYIGAITFPQKDFDCNLRQVFQVIVRTIDRDGQVLMFPDVEVNVYWTSLTCSPWRVIELYRDHGTSEQFHSELKTDLDLERLPAGKFDTNELVLHAGVFAYNLLRIMGQESLRQDDAPIRGGVGRRRIRTVIQNIIYIAARVSRHARQTSFNFGRYSPWFQTVRRIYQAFA, encoded by the coding sequence ATGAAGATCCAATTCACCCAATCTAAGGAAATCCTCTTAACAACGCATGCAGGCTTGGCTGCGGTCGGTGCGCTGCTTTCCCATACACAGTTGTCTCAGCGTCTTAATCGCTCAGCCGTTAAAGGAATGGAGAATCCGATCCACGGGAACGGCGAAGTCATGAAAAGCTATCTTGGTCTGCTCTGCCAAGGTAAAAGCGATTTCGACCACATCGAGCCTTTTCGCAAAGATACGGTGTTTCAAACATGCCTGGGTATTCGCAAAGTGCCTTCAAGCCCTACGCTCCGTCAGCGACTGGATGCCGCTGCACAAACAATAGATGCCAATTGGAATGACATTCTGTTGCAGGAATCTGCCGACCTCATCCGAAACCTCAATGCCCCGGTAACTGGACTTGACGCAGGCGAGCATACGGTCATACCGCTGGACATTGACGTTTCGCCGTTCGATAACTCCGGCACGAAAAAAGAAGGTGTCTCCCTCACGTACAAAGGAACATTTGGATATGCCCCCATCTTTGCCTATTTGGGCCGAGAAGGGTATGGCGTAAATCTTCAATTGCGTGAAGGTAGTACACACAGCCAGAAAGATGGTGCTGATTTCCTTCGGGAAACGATTCATTACGCTCGTCGCATTACAAGTGATCGTCTACTCGTCCGTATGGATTCTGCTCACGATAGTCTTGAAAACTTGCAAGTTTGCCACGCGGAGAAAGATGTTGACTACATCATTAAAGTCAATCTTCGCGGCGCTTCCAAAGAAAGCTGGCTGCGAGTAGCCGAAGACAAAGGGATATCTTGTGAGCAACGCCCTGGGAAGACCACCTACATCGGCGCGATTACATTTCCACAGAAAGACTTCGATTGTAACCTGCGTCAAGTGTTCCAAGTCATCGTGCGTACGATCGATCGGGATGGGCAGGTGCTCATGTTTCCAGATGTGGAAGTGAACGTTTACTGGACATCTCTGACTTGCTCGCCATGGCGTGTCATTGAGCTTTATCGCGATCATGGCACAAGCGAGCAATTTCATAGTGAGCTTAAGACCGATCTAGATTTGGAGCGATTGCCGGCAGGCAAGTTCGATACGAATGAGCTAGTCCTGCACGCTGGCGTATTCGCCTATAACCTGCTTCGCATCATGGGACAAGAAAGCTTACGTCAAGATGATGCACCGATTCGTGGAGGCGTCGGGCGCCGTCGTATCCGAACTGTCATTCAGAACATCATCTACATCGCAGCTAGAGTCAGCCGCCATGCCCGACAAACGTCCTTCAATTTCGGCCGTTACAGTCCATGGTTCCAAACCGTTCGTCGAATCTACCAGGCATTTGCCTGA
- a CDS encoding CehA/McbA family metallohydrolase, which produces MKWIPFELHTHTPHSDGKHTLLEMCLEARRLGIQGIALTDHNTMSGMSEARAVQEETGVVILPGMEWTTFYGHMLTIGAPYCDWRDLGPKDIHKGISRVHQAGGIVGIAHPYRMGSPICTGCHWEYEVENWNDVDYMEVWHELNPSLKRHNRQAMQKWTALLDQGYRITATAGRDWHHSAVHNERPAVTYIELPEGWENCAAESVVHAIAQGRCMPSMGPLLLMEAVVGASRYRVGDEIPIHEDSEMTVTLQICIVRSELCIPYGNELLVTRVVVESNNGILLDQVWDQEQTHLQQQIELEGIRWLRAKAMGVMQEVFTTLVFTNPIYIRMPKSENAEEEMNGCKTIE; this is translated from the coding sequence ATGAAATGGATACCGTTTGAGCTGCATACCCATACGCCCCACAGCGACGGGAAGCATACACTGCTGGAGATGTGTCTTGAAGCGAGGAGATTAGGTATTCAGGGAATTGCACTTACTGATCACAACACGATGTCGGGCATGTCGGAAGCAAGAGCAGTCCAGGAGGAAACGGGTGTTGTCATCCTGCCGGGAATGGAATGGACAACCTTCTATGGACACATGCTGACGATAGGAGCGCCTTATTGCGACTGGCGTGACCTTGGGCCCAAGGATATACATAAGGGTATTAGCAGGGTGCATCAGGCAGGCGGCATTGTAGGGATTGCTCATCCATATAGAATGGGCAGCCCGATCTGTACGGGATGCCACTGGGAATATGAAGTAGAGAACTGGAACGATGTAGATTATATGGAGGTATGGCATGAGCTGAACCCTTCCCTTAAGCGCCATAATAGACAAGCTATGCAGAAATGGACAGCATTGTTGGATCAGGGCTACCGAATTACAGCTACAGCAGGCCGTGATTGGCATCATTCTGCGGTTCATAACGAACGGCCAGCCGTAACTTATATTGAATTACCTGAGGGCTGGGAGAACTGTGCTGCAGAGTCGGTGGTGCACGCCATCGCCCAAGGTCGATGCATGCCCAGCATGGGACCACTGCTCCTAATGGAAGCTGTTGTAGGAGCTAGCAGATACCGCGTGGGTGATGAGATTCCTATTCATGAAGATTCAGAGATGACCGTTACACTTCAAATTTGTATTGTCAGGTCTGAATTGTGTATTCCTTACGGGAATGAGCTATTGGTGACAAGAGTAGTTGTTGAATCCAATAACGGTATTCTGCTGGATCAAGTGTGGGACCAAGAGCAGACGCATTTACAGCAGCAAATCGAATTGGAAGGAATACGTTGGTTGCGAGCAAAAGCGATGGGGGTCATGCAAGAGGTATTTACAACCCTTGTCTTTACAAACCCCATCTATATTAGAATGCCGAAGAGTGAAAACGCAGAAGAGGAGATGAATGGATGCAAAACTATCGAATAA
- a CDS encoding glycerophosphodiester phosphodiesterase, with protein sequence MQNYRIIAHTGCEGTPYNSIASCEAGYKAGAEILEVDVRSTKDGVAALYHDDEPDVGAYTYDEWIAAGNGTAVKLEEVLMLFQAREAAFNLDLKTKDAYRATVPVVNKLNAWHQVYFTGVTDHLAGSEHAKHVVWNLPHLSMEMADDKYEAEVSRYCEEAVKSGFTGMNAHYVSCRASLIRQARQHRRQHRLMVWIYTLPDDTELIAGYLDMGVDAVSLLNPSVWSKR encoded by the coding sequence ATGCAAAACTATCGAATAATTGCTCATACAGGCTGCGAGGGTACTCCGTACAACTCAATCGCCTCTTGCGAGGCAGGCTATAAAGCCGGAGCTGAGATACTGGAAGTGGATGTTCGTTCAACGAAGGACGGCGTCGCGGCGCTTTATCATGATGATGAGCCGGATGTTGGCGCCTATACTTATGACGAATGGATTGCTGCAGGGAATGGTACAGCTGTCAAGCTGGAGGAAGTGCTCATGCTGTTCCAGGCAAGAGAGGCTGCGTTCAATCTGGACTTGAAGACAAAGGATGCCTATCGGGCGACAGTCCCGGTTGTGAATAAGCTGAATGCGTGGCATCAGGTATACTTCACCGGCGTTACGGACCATCTTGCCGGAAGCGAGCATGCCAAGCATGTCGTCTGGAACCTCCCCCATCTGTCTATGGAAATGGCAGATGACAAGTATGAAGCGGAAGTAAGTCGATATTGCGAGGAAGCAGTGAAAAGTGGCTTTACCGGCATGAATGCCCATTACGTCTCCTGTCGCGCATCCCTGATTCGTCAAGCGAGACAACATCGGAGACAACATCGGCTTATGGTCTGGATCTATACATTGCCGGACGATACAGAGTTAATAGCAGGCTATCTAGACATGGGTGTTGATGCGGTATCACTCCTTAACCCCTCGGTCTGGAGCAAACGTTAA
- a CDS encoding sugar ABC transporter permease, translating to MWYVFLLPTLLGILFFTVYPLLESLRLSFTRGVEERFVGTDNYTDVLTSDTFWYAVYNTLYITIFQLIFAIPLGFVLACLINSLRRSSHFFKVLFYIPNTTSMVAAATVFVAILHPDGPLNYALELLGMEKVVWLSQPVSAKWGAIILSVWHWLGFVIIICLANLQAIPIEYYEASSIDGATRLQQWWFITIPNMLGSLALLCILGWIGGLQRFADVFMLGGLQGSPARSLHTVVGFIFERGFGGNEYGIASAAAYILFLVILVFTYFNIKLLRMKI from the coding sequence GTGTGGTACGTGTTTTTGCTCCCGACACTGCTCGGCATACTGTTCTTCACCGTATACCCGCTGCTTGAATCACTTCGTCTCAGCTTTACCAGAGGTGTCGAGGAGCGTTTCGTTGGGACGGACAATTATACCGATGTGCTTACCTCAGATACGTTCTGGTATGCGGTCTACAATACCTTATACATTACAATCTTTCAGTTAATATTTGCTATTCCTTTGGGGTTTGTACTTGCTTGCCTCATTAATAGCCTGCGTCGTTCAAGCCATTTCTTCAAGGTGCTGTTCTATATTCCCAATACCACCTCGATGGTGGCGGCGGCAACCGTCTTTGTTGCGATTCTTCATCCCGACGGTCCTCTGAATTATGCCCTGGAGCTGCTTGGCATGGAGAAGGTGGTGTGGCTCTCCCAGCCCGTTTCCGCCAAGTGGGGCGCTATCATTCTATCCGTATGGCATTGGTTAGGCTTCGTTATTATTATATGTCTTGCGAATTTACAGGCAATCCCAATTGAATATTACGAGGCCTCATCTATTGACGGTGCTACACGATTGCAGCAGTGGTGGTTCATTACGATACCCAACATGCTAGGCAGTCTGGCTCTTCTTTGCATACTGGGCTGGATCGGCGGCCTTCAACGTTTTGCAGACGTCTTCATGCTGGGTGGCTTGCAGGGCAGCCCTGCGCGCTCACTCCACACAGTGGTCGGCTTTATATTTGAGAGGGGCTTTGGCGGCAATGAATACGGCATAGCTTCGGCAGCCGCCTATATATTGTTCCTCGTTATTCTCGTCTTCACCTATTTCAACATAAAGCTCCTCCGAATGAAAATATAG
- a CDS encoding carbohydrate ABC transporter permease yields MLSSTKRDAATKAVITILLAAIGCIMIYPFLWMISVSLERTANVALPFPPRFIPELFSWFNYGLVFENNALFLAYGNSTFLACVHVAMSIASALLGGYAFSRGSFKGKRILYIAVLATMMIPFETRLIPMFTMFNDLGLINTKYPLILPSIIDALGLVLAKQYFDQLPEGLRESAKMDGAGEFKTYFFIFVPLTGPITATLAILAFQESWNSFIWPLVVINDQHLKTVPLFLSSFSAENGDRLAGVTMALTAMSIMPILLVFIFFQKYIIRSVALSGLKGE; encoded by the coding sequence ATGCTTAGCTCTACCAAAAGAGATGCAGCGACCAAAGCCGTGATTACGATTCTGCTGGCGGCTATTGGATGTATAATGATTTACCCGTTTCTCTGGATGATTAGCGTCAGTCTGGAGAGAACAGCCAACGTAGCGCTGCCCTTCCCACCGCGCTTCATACCGGAGTTGTTCTCATGGTTCAACTATGGTCTGGTGTTCGAGAATAATGCTCTGTTCTTGGCCTATGGAAATTCAACTTTTCTTGCCTGTGTTCATGTTGCGATGAGTATCGCCTCGGCTTTGCTGGGGGGCTACGCGTTCTCGCGAGGCAGCTTTAAGGGCAAGCGAATCCTTTATATCGCTGTGCTTGCCACAATGATGATTCCATTCGAGACTAGACTCATTCCAATGTTTACCATGTTTAATGACCTGGGTCTTATAAATACCAAATATCCTCTAATCTTGCCATCCATTATTGATGCCTTGGGGCTTGTCCTGGCCAAGCAATATTTCGATCAGCTGCCCGAAGGTCTGAGAGAATCTGCCAAGATGGATGGGGCAGGCGAATTCAAGACGTATTTCTTTATCTTTGTGCCCTTAACGGGTCCCATTACGGCCACACTTGCCATCCTTGCCTTTCAGGAGAGCTGGAATTCATTTATATGGCCGCTCGTTGTCATTAACGATCAACATCTCAAGACAGTTCCTTTGTTTTTATCCAGCTTCTCGGCAGAGAACGGGGACAGACTTGCGGGTGTTACGATGGCCCTGACTGCCATGAGTATTATGCCGATTCTTCTAGTGTTTATCTTTTTCCAGAAATATATTATTCGGAGCGTGGCATTAAGCGGTCTGAAGGGAGAGTGA
- a CDS encoding extracellular solute-binding protein: protein MLKTNPKMFVCILFLLFSLALSACSGNGGANAPGATNEANGGHADRSPTDDAGTSNPQLTGTLKVQMIGDFSVEDKTDAITGQKSKGIKVLKDEFEKRYPGTTVEFVLMGWDNYNEKTQTMLQSNAADVYQVPGIAKFAEQGLLEPLQPYIDRDSFDLGIYLNGQVDGWRAMGPNDQEPEIYSLPYIGDARLIVYDTKLFDDWGVPYLSESPTIDEILEKAKLMTGTNPKTGEQNYGLTFNGKDAADTIMNVNEAKGGQWGSGFLWKEMTLEFDTPSMVESAEWLNEAMQYAPEGVLVNQGAENFLNVNNNIAINLRAAPGFVNTIEAFGTKDRYQASLLFKHPENGMGGMFAGSPFAIGTTSSNKELAWEWLKFSGSEFFQEYMWMEQRSQSMPVIKSAADWDSVKEIPQMDIILKQMSQLWAPRYPYRSGQPRYILSENVERILLGEVPAAEGLKKAQEESSKWVKDQL, encoded by the coding sequence ATGCTTAAAACAAACCCGAAAATGTTCGTTTGTATTTTATTTCTACTTTTTTCCTTAGCACTAAGCGCATGCAGCGGGAACGGAGGGGCGAATGCACCCGGAGCTACAAACGAAGCTAACGGCGGTCATGCCGATCGTTCGCCGACTGATGATGCCGGAACATCGAATCCGCAGCTTACAGGCACGCTTAAAGTGCAGATGATCGGAGACTTCTCCGTGGAAGACAAGACTGATGCCATTACAGGCCAGAAGTCCAAGGGCATTAAAGTATTAAAGGATGAGTTCGAGAAGCGTTACCCCGGCACGACTGTCGAATTCGTATTAATGGGCTGGGATAACTACAATGAGAAGACTCAGACCATGCTGCAGTCGAATGCTGCAGATGTCTACCAGGTGCCGGGTATCGCCAAGTTTGCGGAGCAAGGCTTATTGGAGCCGCTGCAGCCTTATATTGATAGAGACAGCTTCGACTTAGGTATTTACCTCAATGGCCAGGTAGATGGATGGCGAGCAATGGGACCTAATGATCAAGAACCCGAAATTTATAGCCTTCCTTATATCGGCGATGCTCGGCTAATCGTGTATGATACGAAGCTATTCGACGATTGGGGAGTGCCGTATCTGTCTGAATCGCCAACAATTGACGAAATATTGGAAAAAGCAAAGTTGATGACGGGGACGAATCCGAAGACGGGCGAACAAAACTATGGATTAACCTTTAATGGCAAGGACGCGGCAGATACAATCATGAACGTTAATGAAGCCAAGGGCGGTCAGTGGGGAAGCGGCTTCTTGTGGAAGGAAATGACGTTGGAGTTCGATACACCATCGATGGTGGAATCGGCAGAATGGTTGAATGAGGCGATGCAATACGCACCGGAAGGCGTGCTTGTTAACCAAGGCGCAGAAAATTTCTTGAATGTGAACAACAACATTGCCATTAATCTGCGTGCTGCACCAGGCTTTGTTAATACCATTGAAGCATTTGGCACAAAGGACCGTTATCAGGCCTCGCTCTTGTTCAAGCATCCAGAGAATGGCATGGGCGGCATGTTCGCTGGAAGTCCTTTTGCAATCGGAACAACAAGCTCGAACAAGGAGCTTGCTTGGGAATGGTTGAAATTCAGCGGCTCTGAATTTTTCCAGGAATATATGTGGATGGAGCAGCGCTCCCAGAGTATGCCTGTTATTAAGTCAGCAGCTGACTGGGATTCGGTAAAAGAAATTCCTCAGATGGATATAATTCTTAAGCAGATGAGCCAGCTGTGGGCTCCGCGCTATCCATACCGTTCAGGACAGCCAAGGTATATTCTGTCTGAGAATGTTGAACGTATTCTCTTGGGTGAGGTGCCGGCTGCAGAAGGCTTGAAGAAGGCGCAAGAAGAGTCGAGCAAATGGGTTAAGGATCAGTTATAA
- a CDS encoding phosphatidylinositol-specific phospholipase C, producing MVKKASMLLVMLAMLVTSFASPSFAYTSSNWMGSIANTTSVASLSIPGTHNSGALYEPIYGTAKNQDLTIAQQLSIGVRYLDIRTRHFQNGFTIHHGAVYQNQNFDDVLNAVLTFLKNNPSETVIMSVKEEHTAAENTRSFEETFNWYVSKNPSKWVMTDHIPTLGEARGKIVLLRRFPAAQLPKGIDATGWQENTTFTIKKNANLKIQDYYKVTDKSKKWNDIQSMYNEAKTSNPTWLYINYTSGYKPGLFGIPNIREIKNDINPKVTSFFTTNTKGRFGISAMDFITSDHASKIIATNF from the coding sequence ATGGTAAAGAAAGCTTCCATGCTGCTTGTGATGCTCGCTATGCTCGTTACATCCTTTGCAAGCCCATCCTTCGCATACACCAGCAGCAATTGGATGGGGTCAATCGCAAATACGACTTCTGTAGCCTCGCTGTCGATTCCAGGCACCCATAATTCGGGAGCCTTGTATGAGCCGATTTATGGCACGGCCAAAAATCAGGATCTTACTATTGCTCAGCAGCTATCTATCGGAGTGCGGTATCTGGACATTCGTACAAGACATTTCCAGAATGGCTTCACTATTCATCATGGAGCCGTGTATCAGAATCAGAACTTCGACGACGTGTTGAATGCGGTCCTAACCTTTTTGAAAAATAATCCTTCAGAGACTGTGATCATGAGTGTAAAGGAAGAGCACACGGCAGCAGAAAATACACGCTCCTTCGAAGAAACCTTCAATTGGTACGTTAGCAAAAATCCAAGCAAGTGGGTCATGACAGATCATATTCCTACTCTTGGAGAAGCCAGAGGGAAGATTGTGCTCCTGAGAAGATTTCCTGCCGCACAGCTCCCTAAAGGCATAGATGCTACGGGTTGGCAAGAGAACACAACCTTTACGATTAAGAAGAATGCCAATCTGAAGATCCAGGACTATTATAAGGTAACGGATAAGAGTAAAAAGTGGAATGATATTCAGAGCATGTATAATGAAGCAAAAACAAGCAATCCGACCTGGCTCTATATTAACTACACCAGCGGGTACAAGCCAGGCTTGTTCGGCATTCCGAATATTCGTGAAATCAAGAATGATATAAATCCTAAAGTAACCAGCTTTTTCACGACTAATACCAAAGGACGATTCGGCATTTCGGCAATGGATTTTATTACGAGTGACCATGCTTCTAAAATTATAGCAACCAATTTTTAG
- a CDS encoding RbsD/FucU domain-containing protein, producing the protein MLIGIPGLLPPDLLKWMREMGHGDELVLADANFPAASHAQRLVRCDGIGIVELLEAIVKVLPLDDYVEKPAAVMAVVPGDPVETTIWDSYEAILYRKTGLSSSLESIERFSFYERSSSAYVIVATGERAQYGNLILKKGVVREHD; encoded by the coding sequence ATGCTGATCGGAATTCCCGGACTATTGCCGCCGGATTTGCTGAAATGGATGAGAGAGATGGGACATGGTGATGAGCTGGTGCTGGCGGATGCCAATTTCCCAGCTGCAAGCCATGCGCAGCGACTTGTACGATGCGATGGAATTGGCATTGTTGAATTGCTGGAAGCGATCGTCAAGGTGCTTCCACTGGACGATTATGTGGAGAAGCCTGCGGCGGTTATGGCCGTTGTCCCAGGCGATCCCGTAGAGACAACGATTTGGGACTCCTATGAAGCGATACTGTATAGAAAAACAGGATTGTCATCCTCATTGGAATCGATTGAGAGATTCAGCTTCTATGAACGGAGCAGTTCAGCGTATGTTATTGTTGCAACTGGTGAACGGGCACAATACGGCAACCTAATTCTGAAGAAGGGGGTCGTTCGTGAACATGATTGA
- a CDS encoding sulfatase-like hydrolase/transferase — MIDQRPNIVFLFADDQRFDTLRALGNTDIHTPHLDNLLEHGTAFRQAHIPGGTVGAVCMPSRAMLHTGRTLFHIHDDGRSIPEEHVLMGETFRQAGYATFGIGKWHNGAASFNRSFSDGEDIFFGGMEDHWNVPAFRYHADGSYSGKIPVIRDRLMSNEVEYRPADKIQAGVHSTDLFSDTAVHWIHQYKEEEPFFLYVSYMAPHDPRSMPEKYMKLYDPASLTLPDNVACEHAFDYGIRDIRDERLAAYPRTEEEIRGHLAEYYAMITHLDDRIGDIIHALKETDLFDHTIIVFTGDNGLAVGQHGLMGKQSCYEHSVRVPLIFSGPGIPKGQRRDEFVYLSDIYPTLCELTQVPIPSSVEGASLAPLFSRGGAISDRDRLYFAYADLVRAVKSREYKLIVYHHKSQLFRVSEDPLERYNLIEDPAFSHMEQVLMKELIEHSYRSGDRKHPAGQQFWSQIDRYQQGEDEQL, encoded by the coding sequence ATGATTGACCAGAGGCCCAATATTGTATTCCTATTCGCAGACGATCAAAGATTTGATACCCTGCGTGCATTGGGCAATACCGACATTCATACGCCGCATCTGGATAACCTGCTGGAGCACGGCACCGCCTTTCGCCAGGCTCATATTCCAGGCGGCACGGTAGGTGCAGTCTGTATGCCCAGCCGCGCGATGCTGCATACAGGAAGAACATTGTTCCATATTCATGACGACGGAAGAAGCATTCCTGAGGAGCATGTATTGATGGGGGAAACGTTCCGGCAAGCGGGTTACGCCACCTTCGGCATTGGCAAATGGCATAACGGCGCCGCCTCCTTTAACCGGAGCTTCAGCGACGGAGAGGATATCTTTTTCGGAGGAATGGAGGATCATTGGAATGTACCCGCTTTCCGTTATCATGCGGATGGAAGCTACTCAGGGAAAATTCCTGTAATTAGAGATCGTTTGATGTCTAATGAAGTGGAATATCGGCCTGCAGACAAGATTCAGGCTGGCGTTCATTCAACTGACCTGTTCTCGGATACCGCCGTACATTGGATTCATCAGTATAAAGAGGAGGAGCCGTTCTTCCTGTATGTGTCCTACATGGCTCCCCATGATCCTCGAAGCATGCCGGAGAAGTATATGAAGCTGTATGATCCAGCATCGTTGACGCTTCCTGATAATGTTGCGTGTGAGCATGCTTTCGATTATGGCATACGTGATATAAGAGATGAGAGGCTGGCAGCATATCCGCGAACGGAAGAAGAAATTCGGGGACATCTGGCAGAATATTATGCCATGATTACACATCTGGACGATCGAATCGGTGATATTATCCATGCTTTGAAGGAGACGGACCTGTTCGATCATACGATTATCGTATTCACAGGAGACAACGGACTCGCCGTAGGCCAGCATGGACTAATGGGCAAGCAAAGCTGTTATGAGCATAGCGTAAGAGTTCCGCTCATTTTCTCTGGGCCGGGAATACCGAAAGGACAGCGAAGAGATGAATTTGTATATTTATCCGACATCTACCCTACCTTATGCGAATTAACGCAAGTTCCGATTCCATCGTCAGTCGAAGGTGCATCTCTAGCCCCTCTGTTCTCTCGCGGCGGAGCCATCTCGGATCGGGATAGGCTGTATTTTGCCTATGCCGACCTTGTCCGAGCCGTGAAGAGCAGAGAGTACAAGCTCATCGTCTACCACCATAAGTCCCAATTGTTCCGTGTAAGCGAGGACCCCCTGGAGCGATATAATCTAATTGAGGATCCGGCTTTCTCCCATATGGAGCAGGTATTAATGAAAGAATTAATAGAGCACAGCTATCGATCAGGAGATCGCAAGCACCCCGCAGGACAACAATTCTGGTCGCAAATCGACAGATATCAACAAGGAGAAGATGAACAACTATGA